Proteins from a genomic interval of Hoplias malabaricus isolate fHopMal1 chromosome 13, fHopMal1.hap1, whole genome shotgun sequence:
- the bod1l1 gene encoding biorientation of chromosomes in cell division protein 1-like 1 isoform X2 — translation MAGLPPGDPQLVSMIVNHLKTQGLFDQFRRDCLADVDTKPAYLHLRQRVDNFVSNHLSNHTWSPQLNKNQLRNSIRQLVLQSGMLEQGVDRIVAQVVDPKIHHIFRPQVERVVRQFLSPGSEEEEPFFAPSQMVENQGSQMLSPAPASSALIDPADIISTQIQNQDSSSSRSLTGETTLDGLTAGPEGREADMRLVEEEDKQPENREGDEEPGEKDGLKPVSEGYPDTETEREDEKESETEVERESETEEVKKEEKVDEKERVQEEKDVMKEKSKVSGKSREESRDTEIQKSSTEKQHIHQKARERLKEEYSLEDSDLEGLSDITVSSVHTSDLSSFESNSEDEEPPSDSTEEGEITSEDEKVQKKSGGEESEDSKEKKPRGSRQAYVHKPFLYSRYYSDSDDEVTVEQRRRSVAKEKEERVLKRQQNRERLEEKRRQKAAQAELREKKRQQTSSSLEALRPQAKEARKEKKVLEKKVALSRKMKRDSRKEDDSGSKRKSDADAAESIKKDDVQKSKAAPLKPMRKLSEVEEQRRKKSGSVSEDLSEPRKILDKNRTHSFILDLETGTEETLRQRSGGKSERHVRRDSQFKEKERREREKERERTVSDERAKHKQKLESRKGGETAVEEKEGVAAKVMGDDKAEKKGSKVKGDKKTSTSVKEGRVSVSEGSVPEEGVVKDLKKGKISSETFKEKEKERSKGEKVLGKSDSKQLHRLDSSGSTEERSEAEGGSEVIRKKEKHLKDAMKRTKSHSDFKPSEKVKSRQDSKDSGTGETPKHSDGDKETRKAKDSEAGSKIKQVSEKTRSKSRDDMKPQSPVAAKADKKHLSQEVKSKAGAAQSKPESSKEKKEVAAKDDRKSLEDRAVEKGKETKSVKKTTEKKSKESEKKGGESEKEKKSSQSKLLSSEEVQGSQTVPTPSDTKAESDHTSQALDTESDLSATQATVSIAKSNPTASEAMDTESDNSASQAMDIESNKTVIQALNPQSVSELAVPQAINTESNLTAPQVLDTEPDLTTSQAAASLKESNHTAPQALDTESNLLAPQASETEEKLSVAEAMDTVSLLPAQEVSEVKAELTASQTMDTESDLPATQATDPLTESNDSVPQVMDTESNLSDTQTTKILVESNLTVPQALDIESNLPATQATDSLTESILPAPEATDPLNESNVLAPQAIDPLTESKLSTPHTTDSLTESNLPAPQAIDPLTESILTATQTTESLIECKVPAPHATDSVAECELPASQATDPLIESKNVVPHATDSLTESNLTAPQSIDPLTESNLPAAQASESLPESNLIAPQALDTDSNPTAPQALDSVTESSLPVAQPSESLTESNLTTPQALHTVSSFTAPQTSDSHTESSLTAPQPINANTESDITEEVACPVADSGPESDLAPQTSDTLPASDVTSADTGSTSVHDDMYDALSDITPDPDDEEEAAMRFDESKPQPHPLPEEADALLTLMDVCASAAKNDISVLPQRQDPAPSFQEEDLKMKEAALTLLSMDPDLSVAQSPVAMESHPVAMEDAETAPTAVVNEPSETTVKVMSGPKTETVASTLPLVEDADSRGDQHTEASTAVEGVGTERATEEVGSEMKSMDSEAVYKDAVPTSSLSPRDEAAGVSGEIGSKQSQRNTLMDVFTANTEALETKPETPEQEEHKKTLSTQAHESTTADTSGVDKSEPVEPNKPEDVQEPIKRRRGRPPKLIKQASASSVSKSDAQEEDKSDVSEADDRVEGRVTRKGRQSNQKTAAIKDSVTLKTDHSSSNKEAEKPSQKKSEDEEADEGIDKRAPRRGRSSKITDTPQSGTTSQPKEVEPAEEEVEQKELRRGRRSGAQTSTAAKPVLKRKWSEQVEDSGKELPAEEGGPAKRARDQSESEQDEPKKTSDDGEERKKVSDNEEEGEKKVTDEEEEEKKASDEEEEKKMSDEGEEEKLSDELMEEKKDSKEETEEEEKEEPVKKTPRRGRPPKIVSVQDEPASEKKEEETEDDDEEETKTRATTRAASRLEAEKNKPSKPSTRALSKLSGKEDSSPNTRASRTQASGAVKGRKREASSPAPRTRGAQKTEEPPSKRTKR, via the exons CTCCAGCATCCAGTGCACTTATAGACCCTGCAGATATAATCTCCACCCAGATCCAG AACCAAGATTCATCCAGCAGCAGATCTCTAACTGGAGAGACCACCCTGGACGGCCTCACCGCTGGACCAGAGGGAAGAGAGGCAGACATGAGACTGGTGGAGGAAGAAGACAAACAGCCTGAGAACAGAGAGGGGGACGAGGAGCCGGGAGAGAAGGACGGACTGAAGCCTGTGAGCGAAGGATACCccgacacagagacagagagagaggacgagAAGGAGAGCGAGACAGAGGTGGAAAGAGAATCAGAGACCGAGGAGGTCAAGAAAGAGGAGAAAGTAGATGAGAAAGAAAGGGTACAAGAAGAGAAAGATGTGATGAAAGAGAAGAGTAAAGTGTCAGGGAAGAGTAGAGAGGAGAGCAGggacacagaaatacagaaatcCTCCACTGAGAAACAGCACATCCATCAGAAAGCCAGAGAGAGGCTCAAAGAAG AATATTCTCTGGAGGACTCTGATCTGGAGGGCCTGAGTGATATTACAGTAAGCTCAGTGCACACAAGCGATCTCTCATCGTTCGAAAGCAACAGTGAGGATGAGGAGCCTCCATCTGATTCCACTGAGGAAGGAGAGATCACTTCTGAAG ATGAGAAGGTTCAGAAGAAGTCCGGAGGTGAGGAATCAGAAGACAGTAAGGAGAAAAAGCCACGAGGTTCACGACAAGCCTACGTACACAAACCTTTCCTCTACTCCCGTTATTATAGCGACTCTGATGATGAGGTGACAGTGGAGCAGCGGCGGCGCTCTGTG GCgaaggagaaagaggagagggTTTTGAAGAGGCAACAGAATCGGGAGCGTCTGgaagagaaaaggagacagAAGGCAGCACAGGCTGAGTTACGGG AGAAGAAAAGGCAGCAGACATCATCCAGTCTAGAGGCTCTACGGCCCCAAGCCAAGGAGGCACGAAAGGAGAAGAAGGTTCTGGAAAAGAAAGTGGCACTGAGCAGGAAGATGAAGAGAGAttcacg CAAAGAGGATGACTCTGGAAGCAAGAGGAAAAGTGATGCAGATGCAGCAGAGTCCATTAAGAAGGAT GATGTGCAGAAATCTAAAGCAGCTCCTCTGAAGCCAATGAGAAAGCTCTCTGAGGTAGAGGAGCAGCGCAGGAAGAAGAGTGGCAGTGTTTCCGAAGACTTGAGCGAGCCTCGCAAAATTCTTGATAAAAACCGCACACATTCTTTCATATTGGACCTAGAGACAGGGACAGAAGAGACGCTCAGGCAAAGAAGCGGTGGGAAGAGTGAGCGGCATGTTCGCAGAGACAGTCAGTTCAAAGAGAaagagcggagagagagagagaaagagagagagcggactGTCTCAGATGAGCGTGCCAAGCACAAACAGAAGCTGGAGAGCAGAAAAGGAGGTGAGACTGCGGtagaggagaaggagggagtAGCAGCGAAAGTGATGGGTGACGACAAAGCAGAGAAAAAAGGGTCAAAAGTCAAAGGAGACAAAAAGACATCAACATCCGTCAAGGAAGGGAGAGTGTCTGTATCTGAAGGTTCGGTCCCAGAGGAGGGAGTGGTAAAGGACTTGAAGAAAGGGAAAATTTCTTCAGAGACATTtaaggaaaaagagaaagagaggtcaAAAGGAGAAAAGGTGCTGGGTAAGAGTGATTCAAAACAGTTGCATCGTCTGGATTCCTCAGGCTCCACTGAGGAGAGGTCAGAGGCTGAGGGTGGTTCAGAGGtgatcagaaaaaaagaaaagcatctCAAAGATGCTATGAAACGTACAAAGAGCCACTCAGATTTCAAACCTTCAGAGAAGGTCAAGAGCAGACAGGATAGCAAGGACTCGGGCACAGGTGAGACTCCTAAACATTCAGACGGAGACAAGGAAACCAGAAAGGCCAAGGACTCAGAGGCAGGATCGAAGATAAAACAGGTCTCTGAGAAAACTAGATCCAAGTCTAGAGATGATATGAAGCCTCAGAGTCCAGTTGCAGCAAAAGCAGACAAGAAACATCTGAGTCAGGAGGTCAAGAGTAAAGCAGGAGCAGCTCAGAGCAAACCTGAGTCTTCCAAGGAGAAGAAGGAAGTAGCAGCAAAAGATGATAGAAAATCCTTGGAGGACCGTGCCGttgagaaagggaaagagacaaAGAGCGTAAAGAAAACGACTGAAAAGAAATCAAAAGAGTCTGAGAAGAAAGgaggagagagcgagaaagaaaagaaaagttcaCAATCAAAATTGCTTTCCAGTGAAGAGGTGCAGGGGTCCCAAACAGTTCCCACACCttcagacacaaaggcagagtCTGATCACACCTCACAGGCCTTGGACACAGAGTCTGATCTCAGTGCCACACAAGCCACAGTGTCCATTGCAAAATCTAACCCCACAGCCTCAGAGGCCATGGACACTGAGTCTGATAACTCAGCTTCACAGGCCATGGACATAGAATCTAATAAGACAGTCATACAggccttgaacccacaatcaGTGTCTGAACTCGCAGTTCCGCAGGCAATAAACACAGAGTCTAATCTCACAGCCCCACAGGTCTTGGACACAGAGCCTGATCtcacaacttcacaggctgcaGCCTCTCTCAAAGAGTCTAATCATACAGCCCCACAAGCCTTGGACACAGAGTCTAATCTCCTAGCCCCACAAGCCTCAGAGACAGAGGAAAAACTCTCAGTTGCAGAGGCCATGGACACAGTATCTCTTCTGCCAGCTCAAGAAGTCTCAGAAGTAAAGGCTGAACTCACAGCCTCACAAACCATGGACACAGAGTCTGATCTTCCAGCCACACAGGCTACAGACCCTCTGACAGAGTCTAATGACTCAGTTCCACAGGTCATGGACACAGAATCTAACCTCTCAGACACACAGACCACAAAAATATTGGTGGAGTCTAATCTCACGGTCCCACAGGCCTTGGATATAGAGTCTAATCTCCCAGCCACACAGGCCACAGACTCTCTGACTGAGTCTATTCTCCCAGCCCCAGAGGCCACCGACCCTCTGAATGAGTCTAATGTCTTAGCCCCACAGGCTATAGACCCTTTGACTGAGTCTAAACTCTCAACCCCACATACCACAGACTCTCTGACTGAATCTAATCTCCCAGCCCCACAGGCCATAGACCCTCTCACTGAGTCTATTCTCACAgccacacagaccacagagtCTCTGATTGAGTGTAAAGTCCCAGCCCCACATGCAACAGACTCTGTGGCTGAGTGTGAACTCCCAGCCTCACAGGCCACAGACCCTCTGATTGAATCTAAAAACGTAGTCCCACATGCCACAGACTCTCTGACTGAATCTAATCTGACAGCCCCACAGTCCATAGACCCTCTTACTGAGTCTAATCTCCCAGCTGCACAGGCCTCAGAATCCCTGCCAGAGTCTAATCTCATTGCCCCACAGGCCTTGGACACAGATTCTAATCCCACTGCCCCACAGGCCTTAGACTCCGTGACAGAGTCCAGCCTTCCAGTTGCACAGCCCTCAGAATCTCTGACCGAGTCTAATCTCACAACACCACAGGCCTTGCACACCGTTTCTAGTTTCACAGCCCCACAGACATCAGACTCTCACACAGAGTCTAGTCTCACAGCCCCACAGCCCATAAATGCAAATACAGAGTCTGATATTACTGAAGAAGTGGCCTGTCCTGTGGCAGACTCTGGGCCAGAATCTGATCTTGCCCCACAAACCTCAGACACACTCCCAGCATCTGATGTCACTTCAGCTGACACAGGCAGCACATCTGTGCATGATGACATGTACGATGCCCTGAGCGACATCACTCCTGACCCTGACGATGAGGAGGAGGCAGCAATGAGATTTGACGAGAGCAAACCACAGCCTCACCCCCTCCCCGAGGAGGCAGACGCCCTCCTGACTCTGATGGACGTCTGTGCATCTGCAGCCAAAAATGATATCAGTGTTTTACCTCAAAGACAAGACCCTGCTCCTTCATTCCAGGAAGAAGACCTAAAAATGAAGGAAGCAGCTCTGACTTTGCTCTCCATGGACCCTGATCTGTCGGTGGCACAGAGTCCAGTTGCCATGGAGTCCCATCCCGTTGCCATGGAAGATGCAGAAACTGCACCCACTGCTGTTGTAAATGAACCTTCAGAAACAACTGTAAAAGTCATGTCTGGGCCGAAAACCGAGACAGTTGCCAGCACCTTGCCACTTGTGGAAGATGCTGACTCCCGAGGAGATCAACACACTGAAG CCAGCACAGCTGTGGAGGGAGTGGGAACAGAGAGAGCTACTGAAGAAGTGGGGTCTGAG ATGAAAAGCATGGATTCTGAAGCTGTATATAAGGATGCCGTTCCTACATCCAGTCTCTCTCCCAGAGATGAAGCAGCTGGAGTATCAG GTGAAATTGGTTCCAAGCAATCACAAAGAAACACTTTGATGGATGTCTTCACAGCCAACACAGAG GCTCTAGAAACAAAGCCGGAAACCCCAGAGCAAGAGGAGCACAAGAAAACACTCAGCACACAAGCTCATGAGTCCACCACAGCAGATACCTCCG GTGTAGACAAGAGTGAACCTGTGGAGCCT aataAACCTGAGGATGTGCAGGAGCCAATAAAACGACGGAGAGGTCGACCACCGAAACTAATCAAACAAGCCAGTGCCA GCAGTGTGTCCAAGTCTGATGCTCAGGAAGAGGACAAATCCGATGTTTCAGAAGCG GATGATCGTGTGGAGGGCAGAGTGACTCGTAAAGGACGACAGTCAAATCAGAAAACGGCAGCTATCAAGGACAgcg TAACACTCAAAACCGATCATTCGTCCAGCAACAAAGAGGCTGAAAAACCAAGTCAGAAAAAA AGTGAGGATGAGGAGGCTGATGAAGGAATAGATAAAAGAGCACCACGCAGAGGAAGATCATCTAAAATCACAGATACACCCCAGAGTGGCAcaa CGTCACAGCCCAAGGAAGTGGAGCCTGCAGAAGAGGAAGTGGAGCAAAAAGAG CTGCGCAGAGGAAGACGTTCTGGAGCTCAGACATCCACTGCAG CTAAACCAGTACTGAAAAGAAAGTGGTCTGAGCAAGTAGAGGATTCTGGGAAA gAATTACCTGCTGAGGAGGGAGGACCTGCAAAACGGGCCAGAGATCAGAgcg AGAGCGAGCAGGATGAGCCGAAAAAAACAAGTGATGATGGAGAGGAAAGGAAGAAAGTGAGTGATAATGAGGAAGAAGGGGAGAAGAAAGTGactgatgaagaagaagaagagaagaaagcaagtgatgaagaagaggaaaagaaaatgagtgATGAGGGAGAAGAAGAGAAATTGAGCGATGAGTTAATGGAGGAGAAAAAAGACTCTAAAGAGGAAACT gaggaagaggagaaagaggaacCTGTGAAGAAGACTCCACGCAGGGGCCGACCTCCAAAGATAGTCTCTGTACAAGATGAACcag CCTCtgagaagaaagaagaagagacagaggatgatgatgaagaagagaCGAAAACAAGAGCCACAACTCGTGCTGCCTCTCGTCTGGAGGCTGAGAA GAATAAACCTAGCAAGCCTTCAACCCGAGCTCTCAGCAAACTGAGTGGGAAAGAGGACAGCTCTCCAAACACAAG GGCTTCCCGCACTCAGGCATCTGGAGCAGTTAAAGGGCGTAAACGTGAAGCAAGTTCTCCAGCTCCTCGTACCCGTGGTGCCCAAAAAACAGAGGAACCCCCCTCCAAGAGAACCAAACGATGA